The following DNA comes from Rosa rugosa chromosome 5, drRosRugo1.1, whole genome shotgun sequence.
cgaaaccccaattcttgttctccatgccggcggccctttttttttttcttttttctttttcctttttaatttcttttttccttttcctttttttgtttttctttttaatttcttttttcctttttcttttcttttttattttatttttcctttttaatgatcatcgtatcctgctgcatcggtagcgccacgtcggcgaaccaatccagatcaacccgaaaccccaattattattctccacgccggcggccattttccttttccataagtattcttcttcttcacttctggttttggtcaacttggccatcaaaaaccatcatttcaaccagacccaaaatccaaatcaccattttgagcaagacccaaaaacctcagggtctgaaaaaatggtagttttcagtgaaaagtttccaaattgaggcttgatgtggagagagaaagtgagatttgagtgggagagagagaagtaggctgtgaaaacaagaggggagtggtttagcggcgaatttccgagctgattgggatctgcttgtgtttgggagatggcgtcggcgatgatggaggcgagggcggatcccaacagagggagatggcttcagagaaggtgaagaagtgatcgatcagctcctagcctcttgcttttgctcgatgtccatctctgcaccgccaagctaggtctttgcttggtttggtttcaatttggggagagaaacagatgggttgtggagtttgatcggaatgggattggtgggttgaggaaggagaaagtaggcaaaatgaaaagaaaaaaaaaagtaaaaaaagaaattaaaaaggaacaagaaaaaaaagaagaaaaagcaaaaaagaaattaaaaaggaacaagaaaaaaagaagaaaaagcaaaaaagatattaaaaagaaaaaagaaaaaaaggaaaaaaagaaattaaaaagaaaaaaaaaaggagaaaaagaaattaaaaagaaaaaataaaataaaaaaggagaaaaagaattaaaaatgaaaaagaaataacagaggggtatattggacatttcacctaaggccaactcctaatttgacgtNNNNNNNNNNNNNNNNNNNNNNNNNNNNNNNNNNNNNNNNNNNNNNNNNNNNNNNNNNNNNNNNNNNNNNNNNNNNNNNNNNNNNNNNNNNNNNNNNNNNNNNNNNNNNNNNNNNNNNNNNNNNNNNNNNNNNNNNNNNNNNNNNNNNNNNNNNNNNNNNNNNNNNNNNNNNNNNNNNNNNNNNNNNNNNNNNNNNNNNNTTTGGGGGCCAAAATCGGTGTGGATGTTGCAGTCCAATGAGCTCTGGGTGTCTACAGTCTCCTGGACTTGGGCTCGTCCACAGACCACACTAATGGGCTATAAGTCGATGGgatttcgtatttgggatcatGGAGGATTGTCTCAACTAATTGCCATTGTTTTCGTTATGTTTTGGGATGGGTCTATGTACTATGTTTATTTTCATAGTTTTATAGGTTCATTCTTAATAAGTgtgcactggttgtctaatgagtggtgctagcatatcacgtcctaaacttgcccttgagtttggcaagggaaggtatgtatccgtgccattctggcttgagatgaatgaattacttggttcaaaaaaaaaaaaatatatgcagTACTACATGTTTGTATAGGACAAATTAATTAGCCAATTTGATTGGTGATTGAGattttcttcattcatatatCCGATAAACTCTCGAATGCTTGCACAAATGTTTGAAATTTTACACAATTATGGATAATGCAGAGCACCGGAATGCATTTTATGAATAATTATGAAAAAACACACCGCTAAACACGTACACTTTAGATCTTTGTAAAATCAATTTTATTCTACAACGCGTTACCAAACGATTTGAATTGACGGTCACTAGTTTGTTTGAGAGGTAAAGTTCATGTCCCGCGTAATTAGATTAGGGGTGTATTGGAAGATTTTACCTATGCTATTGCAATTTGCAGAATTGCACATGCATTAAAGTGAAAGGTTTAACTTGGCTGTTTTTGGGTCACACATACACATGTTGGGCCTAATATGATGGATCGACCTAACTATACTTCAAAATCTATGCCCAGAGTATAGCAAAAGCCCATCCAAAAGGAACAAGCAAAAGCCGTATGCCCGTATCAAAAACGTACGAACAAGAGAGTGTGGCAAAAGCCCATTTCATTCATCACAGTTATGCTTCCCTTGCACTCAAAGAAGGGATAAATTATAAGCAAGAAGCAGGTGGTGTGTTTCTGTGACAGTCTCCCCCCACCCTCATTTGTTACACAATCATTTTCTTTCCCTTTCACTCCCCCAAAACATTAATTTAAATCCCCCTCCACCTTCTCTTCATCCCACAACACAAACTCAATCCTCTTTGTAATTCCCATCCTTCCCAAAATGGAGGCCAAGTGGATTCTTGTGCTTTTCTCAATCATCCTCGTAGTGCAAAATGTGAATGGTGAAGATGAGTCATTATCATCGTCTGTGAAGCCATTGGTGAAGGTAGTAAAGGGCAAGAAGCTGTGTGACAAGGGTTGGGAGTGTAAGGGATGGTCTGCTTATTGTTGTAACCAAACCATTTCAGACTATTTTCAGTCTTACCAATTTGAGGACCTTTTCTCTAAGCGCAACTCGCCTGTGGCGCATGCAGTGGATTTCTGGGACTACCATTCTTTCATTACTGCTGCCGCTCAGTACCAGCCTCATGGCTTTGGTACCACAGGAGGCAAGCTCCAGGGGATGAAAGAAGTTGCGGCTTTTCTTGGCCATGTTGGCAGCAAAACTTCATGTAAGTGAAAAGTTTGAACCTTTTGGCTAGCTATCTGGGTTGATTTGATTGCAAGTATTTAACTTTTGGactgccctttttttttttttttttttttttttataaagttAAATGTggtttttatttaaattatggAAATTTTTTTGTTTAGAGCACCAATAATGTAGATGAGGAGATTGAACAAATGAGATTTCATAGCTTAGTTTGAACTTGATTAGCCTTATCAGAACCTCAGGATAATAGTTTGCGTAAATTTTGTGCAATTTGTTGTCGTTGTTGCTGTTGTTCTCATTTCAGCTAATTATTGGTAGCAAAACTTGATGTGAGTGCCAAGTTTATATCCTGGTTGTTGTAGGTTGATAAGGTTGAAAGTTTAGGACTTATTTTTCTCTGGGGCATCATTTGGATCTTGGTTTAAAGTAGATCTGATTTGGCTCATGTCAGAATTTCTGTTTAACCATATTATAGACAAGTGGATAGCGTAGTTTGATTCTGAATAGGCATTGCTGTGTTATATATGAAGAAAAGGTGGATGATTGTGTATTTCGATTTCAGGTGGATATGGGGTAGCTACAGGAGGACCATTGGCTTGGGGTCTATGCTACAACAAGGAGATGAGTCCTGACAAGTTATACTGTGATGACTATTTCAAATACACTTATCCTTGTGCTCCTGGAGCTTCATACCACGGCCGTGGTGCCTTGCCACTCTACTGGTATATACATATAATGCACCTTCCCCTGCCTTTTCATTCTTACAAGTCATAACTTTGTTGCTTCATTCCATGCCTCGTTATTTGTTGGAGATTTTGTTAGCTCCTGGGTAAGAAACATCAATTAGAGAAGAAAAATGGCACTTCCAATAGCTTGTTTGAAGCCATGTAACGCTCAACATCTTTGATTCCAGGAACTACAACTATGGAGAAGCAGGAGAAGCCCTGAAGGTGGACTTGTTGAACCATCCAGAATATATAGAACAGAATGCTACTCTGGCCTTTCAGGCTGCAATTTGGAGGTGGATGACTCCAGTGAAGAAGAACCAGCCTTCAGCCCATGAAGTCTTTGTTGGAAAGTGGAAACCTACCAAGAATGACACATTGGCCAAAAGGGTTCCTGGATTTGGCACAACCATAAATGTTCTCTATGGGGATCAAGCTTGTGGTCAAGGTGATGTTGACTCCATGAACAACCCTATCTCGCATTACCTGTATTACCTTGATCTTACTGGTGTTGGCCGAGAAGAGGCAGGTCCTCATGATGTGCTCAGCTGCGCTGAGCAAGAACCTTTCGAgcgttcctcttcttcttcatcatcttcatcttcttgaaCCTCATTTGTCGAGCTAATCCCCTGAAAATGCATATCAATAAGGAAACGTTTTGAGAATATATGCATTAAAGAGCAAGGAATTAGGGGAGAAAAAAAAGTAAGATTTTATAGTCACTCTTATCTTTGTGTGAAGTTGTTGTAAGCTGCCATTTGTTATAACTATGTAAGTTTTGTGATTTCTGGTCTTTACATTCTAAACTTGATATGCAATTCTTCAGTTTGAATTGTATGAACCATGCTATTGTTGTATATATGCACATTATTGATGAATCTTATGAGCCTTGTTGAGATATATAAGATCACCTTAACATACAATTGATAAATGTACTTAATTGCTTCAGGGTTTAGGGTTGTAAGAGTAAGAGTGCCTGGTTATTGTCAAACTTTGAGGGACTTTGGCAAGAAACTTAACGAGCCTTCAAAAATACAATTCACTTTTCTTTaacaaaataaaatgtttttacaAACATTCGTGGTGTTAGATGTGAATGTGAATGAGAAGACCTAGTTGGGCTTGGGTTCAAGTTTATAACTTGAACTTTGGGCTTCGATTCTAGAGAAAAATTTTCTTATCAATCTCCCCCTTGAGCTTCACTCAAATGACTCAATAGGTGAAGTGGTATTGCGTTTAGCAGTGTCTCTTTCTGATGACCCTACTGGGGCGGGTCACTGAGTAATATTGCTTTTTTTCATATCGaagctagtttgggattgctgtgacttaaaaaaaaaaaaaaaactgctgctgctgtgttgtgagaataataaactatgaattaaaacagtttcatgTTTGGTTAATAAtacttttaaaagtgttgtcagtacataaaacaacttgaGAGGGTGTTTTAATCGAAAGCAGTTTCTAAAAGTAACATTTGggttgcttctaaaatctgcttccagtgacctataatttttaattaaagctgttttttgtttatttaccaaacacaatgtaatttaaaattttagataaaagctgatttttttaaaagcgaagcaatcccaaatggGACCTAAAAATAATTGACCTCCTTCTACTCAAAAAAATGTCCTACTTATGCTCCCTTATCTTCTTCGTAGTTAAAGATTTATTCTTTATCTCAAGTAGTATGTTAAtgttattttatatattttgtttttactttagAATATCGATAGATAGAGTTTATATTGTGAAATGCTCCGGTCCCGAAATTGAACCAAATCATTGTTATTGGCTGAATGAGATTACAATTATAACGTCccaaaacaaaatcttttaaagcAAAATCATGAATCATTGCTAACTTGAAAATCATAAGAAAAAGGATAAAATCAATTACAAATTCACTATTATACAAATTGTCTCAAGAACAGGAGCTGCCAATTTCCAAAAGCAAAACATGTACAATGGTTTCACAACTTTTTTTCCATTAACGGTACAAAAGTACACACTGTGCTAATAATGAGTTGCCATTGCACACCCGTTAATTATGTCTTGGCTCTCAAAGCCTAGGGCTGCCTAAGCCCGCTGCATTAATAATGGGTTGCCCTTGCACACCCGTTAGCTATGTCTTGGCAATCAAATCCTTGGGCTACCTAAGCCCGATATACTAATAATGGGTTGTCAGTGCACACCGGTTAACTATGTCTTGGCTATCAAAGCCTAAGGCTACCTAAGCCCGATGATCGTACCATTACTGTGATCACATCATAAAAACAAgagacaaaataaaaacaaggatACCAAGTGTAGAGAAATTAGCATCATGACTCAAAGAAATCAACTCCAAGTGGACATCAACCAAAGATCAGGAACTACCAAATAATCTGCAAGTATAACAACTTTTGCCAGCCAATTTCTTTACTGAAATCAAACCACACTCAAAGACTCAAATTTCACCAATGACAAACTTAACCCAATTTAAGTAGTCCATCAAGTAGGCAAGCCAAGGCCAATGTTCAGGAATTCAAAACAAgagacaaaataaaaacaaggatACCAATTTCGAAAAGAAACATAGAAGTCACAGTAGCAAAGAAATCAAATACTAAGAAGGAAACTAATACAATTGAACTAACCCAAACCAATTGACAAAACAATCAAATCAATAGTATGACTAACAaagtattaataaaataaaatggtcCTGCATAAACAGCACACACAATTGAAAAACTGACATTTCAACAAATTGAAAGCCTAACCAAGTACGAAGTCACTCACACCAAATCCTAAACGGAACAAAAATAGAATTGAAACAAAGCTCAAGTATTTCTGCCCAATTCAACAGGAACATAATATCAAGAAAAGAAACACACTCCAGCAAATAGAAGCCACTCACCGAAAAGAAATCGAACCCAAAACTACTGTGAGATCCTGAATTTTGAAGttggtcaaattttatttttgagctTAGAAGTGGAAAGTAGAGGTCGCCACGAGTTCGCAGCATTTTTCGGTGAATTTTTCGGGTTTCCGAGCTATTTTTAAGGAATTTTTTAAGTTTGAATAGAAATTACAATAATTGGCGATGTGGCGCGTTGCTATTGGTGGATATGCATTACTTGGTGACCAAGGACAGCAACCCTACGTGTTGCAAGTGGGAATATGTATATCAGATGTTTGACATGTGGCAAATAATGAAGGAGAGATCAATCAGATCAAGAAATGTGGCACCCATGTGTTGAGATTTTAGAGATGCCTTGACAAGTGTCACTCATACaaataccaaaatcataaaACTGACCCATTATGTCGGTTTACCCGACAGCCTACCCGCTTCAGCTATTTTCCCCACAATTTTCGGAGTTTCTCTCTCCTACATTTCTctctttccattttctctctctaggaTTTGTTTTTGGCATAACTTTTGAACCGTAAGTCCGATCTAGGATCCGTTTTCGCCTACGGATTCGTCTTGACGAGCTCTTTCTATTGGTGGAAAGAAAATTCAGATTTGGTGAAACTATTTTTTGACGACCTAAGAGGcttgattttattttgtattgTCCACGATTATCGGAAATAAGGTATGGGGATCTTGGGGAAAATTTTATGATTGGATGTTGATTTTATGTGCTTCGTGTATATGTTATTCTTGTTAATATTATTTTTGAATGATTTATTTGATAGTATTTGAATTACATGTACTAAATGTACGTTGATCGATGTAAGTGCATGTTTTCATGGAGGTTGTTATTTATCAAGTGTAAAGGAGTTGGGGGAAAATTATGGTTATTTGGTGATTGTGGGAATTAtcttttgtgtagttgagtctGAACATTGTAGGGATCAAGCTCAGGCGAGCCCGTGTGCACATTTAGGTTTAGAATATTGGCGGTATAATTGTCGATATATTTGGGTGATTTGGGCTTGGAGATCAATGTTTCGGACAAGATGACTAGCAAAAGGGGTTTGGGGGATTTGATTGAGTCAAGGGATTAATTTATATGTTTGGATATTCAAGTCACAGTTGCAAAACTGTAAAGTACACGGTATGGGACGTGTAGGCTTGCGTATTCTGGTATATGAATTAATGGGTAT
Coding sequences within:
- the LOC133709532 gene encoding chitinase-like protein 2 — encoded protein: MEAKWILVLFSIILVVQNVNGEDESLSSSVKPLVKVVKGKKLCDKGWECKGWSAYCCNQTISDYFQSYQFEDLFSKRNSPVAHAVDFWDYHSFITAAAQYQPHGFGTTGGKLQGMKEVAAFLGHVGSKTSCGYGVATGGPLAWGLCYNKEMSPDKLYCDDYFKYTYPCAPGASYHGRGALPLYWNYNYGEAGEALKVDLLNHPEYIEQNATLAFQAAIWRWMTPVKKNQPSAHEVFVGKWKPTKNDTLAKRVPGFGTTINVLYGDQACGQGDVDSMNNPISHYLYYLDLTGVGREEAGPHDVLSCAEQEPFERSSSSSSSSSS